From the Hemicordylus capensis ecotype Gifberg chromosome 1, rHemCap1.1.pri, whole genome shotgun sequence genome, the window ctgctctaaAAAGCACCAATCATGCAAAGCAAAATAGTGGATTAATATTCCGAGTTTTAATTAATGCATGTCAGAACAACAACAGTCACAAAAAGGAGCTGGTCATATTTTTCTCCCTCAAATCTAGGAGGgatcaaagtggggggggggagatagatgACACAAGATGTTCACTTTTTTGTTACACAAAGTTCTGGGCAATGGCCAACACTTTGGAGAATTCTCCTTGCCGTTTCCGCAGTAGAGAGGGTATTGGAGTCTTAATTCTTGTCCCTACTGGGTTCCCATTATCTTCAATAAGCACCACATTGTTGGAATCAAACCTTGGAGTCATGGGAGGGCCAGGCCTCCTATGACCAACAATTAAGGccttcttcttttcccctttGATAGCCAGAAGGATTTTGTCCCCTACTTTGCCCACTCCAGATTTGTTGTACACATGGATGCATTTTGGCGGCCGGTGATATGGTGTATTTCCCAAGGCACTGTTATCCACCACTCGCACACGGGTCATCTTCTGTATTGCACTGCACACACCACTGACACTGGCAAAAGAGAAGCAAGAATGCTAGACAGAGCTATGCAAATGTGCAATAACTATAtg encodes:
- the MRPL14 gene encoding 39S ribosomal protein L14, mitochondrial yields the protein MALLKRYPGLFLTQISRATNQRSFSVSGVCSAIQKMTRVRVVDNSALGNTPYHRPPKCIHVYNKSGVGKVGDKILLAIKGEKKKALIVGHRRPGPPMTPRFDSNNVVLIEDNGNPVGTRIKTPIPSLLRKRQGEFSKVLAIAQNFV